One stretch of Punica granatum isolate Tunisia-2019 chromosome 5, ASM765513v2, whole genome shotgun sequence DNA includes these proteins:
- the LOC116208347 gene encoding elongation factor G-1, mitochondrial-like, translating into MARFSRSSGSRLLYSLTTASSSSAAAAPSRLHGPQSTLASLLLLGGRCRHFSSGNLARAKEDKEPWWKESMGRLRNIGISAHIDSGKTTLTERILFYTGRIHEIHEVRGKDGVGAKMDSMDLEREKGITIQSAATYCTWNGYQVNIIDTPGHVDFTIEVERALRVLDGAILVLCSVGGVQSQSITVDRQMRRYEVPRLAFINKLDRMGADPWKVLNQARAKLRHHSAAVQAPIGLEEEFQGLVDLVKMKAYYFRGSNGEKVVSEEVPANMEDLVAEKRRELIEVVSEVDDKLAEAFLNDEPITPTDLEEAIRRATIARKFVPVFMGSAFKNKGVQPLLDGVLDYLPCPTEVRNYALDQNKKEEKVALSGTPNGPLVALAFKLEEGRFGQLTFLRIYEGVIRKGDFIINVNTGKKLKVPRLVRMHSDEMEDIQEAHAGQIVAVFGVDCASGDTFTDGSVRYTMTSMNVPEPVMSLAVSPVSKDSGGQFSKALNRFQKEDPTFRVGLDPESGQTIISGMGELHLDIYVERIRREYKVDATVGKPRVNFRETVTHRAEFDYLHKKQTGGQGQYGRVCGYVEPLPAGSPVKFEFENMIVGQAIPSGFIPAIEKGFREAANSGSLIGHPVENIRVVLTDGASHAVDSSELAFKLAAIYAFRQCYSAARPVILEPIMLVELKVPTEFQGTVAGDINKRKGVIVGNDQDGDDSVITAHVPLNNMFGYSTSLRSMTQGKGEFTMEYKEHAPVSQDVQMQLVNSHKASKGAE; encoded by the exons ATGGCGCGGTTCTCCCGTTCCTCCGGCTCCCGCCTCCTATACTCTCTCACCACCGCCTCATCCtcctccgccgccgccgcccccTCGCGGCTCCACGGTCCCCAGTCGACCTTAGCCTcactcctcctcctcggcGGCCGCTGCCGCCATTTCTCGTCGGGGAACCTCGCGCGGGCCAAGGAGGACAAGGAGCCGTGGTGGAAGGAGTCCATGGGACGTCTCCGGAACATTGGTATCTCCGCCCACATCGACTCCGGGAAGACTACTCTTACCGAGCGGATCCTGTTCTACACGGGGAGGATCCACGAGATTCATGAGGTCAGGGGGAAGGACGGGGTCGGCGCAAAGATGGACTCCATGGATTTGGAGCGAGAGAAGGGGATTACGATTCAGTCCGCCGCCACTTATTGCACTTGGAACGGCTACCAG GTTAACATTATTGACACGCCTGGACACGTTGATTTCACCATtgaagttgagagggcttTGCGTGTTCTTGATGGTGCCATTCTCGTCCTATGTAGTGTTGGCGGTGTACAAAGTCAATCTATTACTGTTGACCGCCAGATGAGAAGATATGAGGTCCCAAGACttgcatttattaataaacttgATCGAATGGGAGCTGATCCTTGGAAAGTTCTGAACCAG GCAAGGGCTAAACTGCGACACCATAGTGCTGCGGTGCAAGCTCCAATAGGTCTGGAAGAGGAGTTCCAGGGTCTTGTTGATCTTGTTAAGATGAAAGCTTATTATTTTCGGGGTTCTAATGG TGAAAAGGTTGTCTCAGAAGAAGTACCTGCTAATATGGAGGACTTGGTAGCTGAAAAGAGGCGAGAACTGATTGAAGTGGTCTCAGAAGTTGATGATAAACTTGCAGAAGCATTCCTCAATGATGAGCCAATAACTCCTACTGATTTGGAG GAAGCAATCCGCAGGGCTACCATAGCTCGGAAATTTGTGCCTGTATTTATGGGTAGCGCATTCAAGAACAAG GGAGTACAGCCACTTCTGGATGGTGTTCTTGACTATTTGCCTTGCCCAACTGAAGTCAGGAACTATGCTCTTGATCAaaacaagaaggaagaaaag GTTGCGTTGTCTGGAACACCCAATGGGCCTCTTGTTGCATTGGCCTTTAAGCTTGAGGAAGGGCGCTTTGGTCAGTTAACATTTTTGAG AATATATGAGGGTGTAATACGCAAGGGTGATTTCATTATCAATGTGAACACTGGGAAGAAGCTTAAG GTTCCCCGCCTTGTACGGATGCATTCTGATGAAATGGAG GACATTCAAGAGGCACATGCTGGACAAATCGTGGCAGTTTTTGGTGTTGACTGTGCTTCAG GTGATACATTTACTGATGGGTCAGTTAGATACACCATGACTTCTATGAATGTTCCCGAACCAGTGATGTCGTTAGCTGTCTCACCAGTTTCAAAAGATTCTGGAGGACAA TTTTCCAAAGCCTTGAATCGTTTTCAGAAGGAAGACCCGACCTTCCGTGTTGGATTGGATCCTGAGAGTGGACAG ACCATTATTTCCGGTATGGGAGAGTTGCATCTCGACATATATGTTGAACGAATTCGGAGAGAATACAAG GTTGACGCAACTGTTGGAAAGCCTCGTGTGAACTTCAGGGAGACTGTTACTCATCGTGCTGAGTTTGATTACCTTCATAAGAAGCAAACTGGTGGACAGGGTCAATATGGAAGGGTGTGCGG GTACGTCGAACCCCTTCCAGCTGGATCACCCGTTAAGTTTGAATTCGAGAACATGATCGTGGGACAGGCTATACCTTCCGGATTTATTCCAGCGATTGAGAAGGGATTTAGAGAAGCTGCAAACTC GGGCTCCTTAATTGGTCACCCGGTTGAAAATATACGCGTCGTTCTCACCGATGGTGCCTCACATGCTGTTGATTCCAGCGAGTTGGCCTTCAAATTAGCAGCTATATATGCTTTCAGACAG TGTTACTCTGCTGCGAGACCTGTGATATTGGAGCCTATCATGCTGGTGGAGCTGAAAGTACCGACGGAATTTCAGGGTACTGTTGCCGGTGATATCAACAA GAGGAAAGGTGTTATCGTTGGAAATGATCAGGACGGAGACGACTCTGTGATCACTGCTCAT GTCCCGTTGAATAATATGTTTGGGTATTCTACTTCTCTCCGTTCAATGACACAG GGCAAGGGAGAATTCACGATGGAGTACAAAGAGCACGCACCGGTCTCTCAGGATGTCCAGATGCAACTGGTGAACTCACACAAGGCAAGTAAGGGCGCCGAATAG